Within the Prochlorococcus sp. MIT 1300 genome, the region GTACCCGTATGGAGAAATTTTCCTTATCCGAGATTTGCTCAAACTGACCAAATTTCTAGTTTTCCTATAGGCCCTAGGCGAGAATTTTTTGGCTTTCAACCTTTCGTATTAGCAGCAGATCGAATGTATCCATGGACATTTATGGGGACTTTGTGGATGTCCGGCAGTCGAACACGTGCCGTTTCGTTATTTTTGCGATCTTTACCTAATGGTCAATATTTTGGGGGGAAACAATTTGGCATTGGGTTGCCATTAGATATTTACAAGCGATATTTGATGTCAAGTGTTTTTGCTCTTTGTCCAGAGGGAGACCGTCATTTAGATACTTTTAGACTCTATGAAAGTTTGCAGATGGGTTGCATTCCTTTAGTGGTCGATCGTTTTGAGCAGGCCAAGTCCATTCTTGGTGATAGTTTCCCTATTGAGTTCTTTGAAGACTGGGAAGATGCATTGAGTTTTGCGATGCTTGCTTTGGAATCTCCTGTTCGCATTAACGAAATGCAGAAAATGTGTCAGTCATGGTGGATTAATTTTAAGGCTGATTTATCTATTCAGATTAAACACAGTTTATTTAGAGAATAGTTTGGATGAGATATATCCCCTAATTATTATTTTCGCTTTTATTTTTGTTTAATTTTCTTTGGCTTACCAAATTGTTCCCTATCTAGCTATTAGAGTTTTGTATAGTCCCAAGGCTTTAAAAACCTTCTTCTTACCCTTTCATTAGTCGTGCGTATATTGATAATTCATCAGAATTTTCCTGGGCAGTTTAGGCAGTTAGCCCCATATCTGCAGCAATGTGGTCACGAGGTTGTCGCGATTTGTGCTCATGAACGTTCTACGGGGATTAATTGCCGAACTCTTCGTTATAAAGAGCCTTCTAAGCATGACGGTCTACCCCTGAGTTCTGAGCTTGCACATGATTCTTTTCAACGCGCTTCAGAGGTTGCCAAGCTTTGTGGTCAATTAGATGCAGAGGGATGGCGCCCTGAGCGAATTTGTGCCCACTCAGGCTGGGGGGAAACTCTTGCGATTCGAGAAGTTTGGGATGATGTGCCGCAAATCCTTTGGCCTGAGCTTTGGGTTTCTCCTGAACATGGCGGTCATGGCTTCGACCCCCAAAAGGCTCCGCCTGGATTGGAATTACGATTAGATCAGGTTGGGCGAAATAGTCTTACAAGGGCAGCATTGGATCAAGCAGTTTCCTGGGTTTTGCCAACGCAGCATCAAGCTAATAGCTTTCCTAATGAGTTTAGAGACTCAAGGATGCATGTGATTCATGAGGGCATTGATACGAAGTTAGCTTGTCCGAATCCAGATATTAATTTTACAGTTAGAGGTATTCAGATAAATAGAAGTATTCCAACAATTACATTTATAAATAGAAGTTTAGAGCGTTTAAGAGGGTTTGATACATTCATGAGATCTTTACCTGCCATTCAGCGATCATATCCAAAAGTCAGGATATTAATTGTTGGTGATGATCAAAAAGGTTATGGCACTTTGCATGAAACTGGACGACCATTGAGAGAGGTCATGCTTGAAGAACTTGCGGGTAAGATTGATTTGGAAAGAATACATTTTCTAGGTCGCATTCCATATTTGCAATTCCTTGCAATTCTTCAGGCAAGTTGGGTGCACATCTATCTTAGTTATCCATTCGTTTTGGGTTGGAGTTGCTTAGAGGCAATGTCTTGTGGTTGTTGTATTGTAGGGAGTAAAAATATGCCTGTTGAAGAGGTAATTCATAACGGCATTGAGGGATTATTAGTCCCAATTACATCACCTGATGACGTTGCCCGTGCGGTCATAAAAATGCTTGGTGACGCACGGATTAGAGATGAATTAGGGCGTAATGCAAGGAAAAATGTTCTGAACTTGGATCAGTCAATACTTCTTCCTAAAACGTTAGAACTAATACAAAATAGCTTTTAGGAGGAGTTAATTTCACCAGATACAAATTCTGTTACCGTAACCCTGAGGACTTGTTTTTGGTTTCCAGTAAGAGTTTAAATAATCTCTGCCTAGACCTAACTTTAAGAAAGGATTGAGTGTAGTTCCAATATCAATAAAACTAAGCCAAGGAAAATGTTTAAATCCTTCGTGGATTAATATCTTGGCTGCAGCAGAAGCTCCTATTAAGACAAGACTACCAGGCTTTGCTAATGAGCATTCATGAAGGAATTTTTCTCGAAATGGATCAATTTTTTGCAAAACTCCATTAGGGACTGGAACCCATTTAACTGAAGGACATGTTGAAAATAGTGTGATATCTGCATGCTCGTTAATCGCTATTAAAACGTCTCTATCAAGTATTAAAGGTAATGATGTTTCTATAAAGCCTTTATAGTTGTGATTGACTAATAAGTTTGCCCAGGATTGAATAGAGTTAGTTTCTCTTCTTATTTGCGCTACCTTATTTGGGTCACAACAACATGGACAAGGCAAACCAATAATATAATTCTTCATTCTACATTTTAAAGCATTGTGTAGACCCTTAGCAATTTGATGATCAGTATTTGGATTAAATGTTTTATGGTCCCAAGATGCAAATTTCTGCAGATTAACTTTTTTCCCAGCTATTTTTGCACCATCTGCAGCTAAATCAATTCCTAAACCATCCATCATAAATAATTCTCCGTCAGATATCCTATTGAATGCAAAAGGAACTTTCAGTTCAATAAG harbors:
- a CDS encoding glycosyltransferase, whose protein sequence is MRILIIHQNFPGQFRQLAPYLQQCGHEVVAICAHERSTGINCRTLRYKEPSKHDGLPLSSELAHDSFQRASEVAKLCGQLDAEGWRPERICAHSGWGETLAIREVWDDVPQILWPELWVSPEHGGHGFDPQKAPPGLELRLDQVGRNSLTRAALDQAVSWVLPTQHQANSFPNEFRDSRMHVIHEGIDTKLACPNPDINFTVRGIQINRSIPTITFINRSLERLRGFDTFMRSLPAIQRSYPKVRILIVGDDQKGYGTLHETGRPLREVMLEELAGKIDLERIHFLGRIPYLQFLAILQASWVHIYLSYPFVLGWSCLEAMSCGCCIVGSKNMPVEEVIHNGIEGLLVPITSPDDVARAVIKMLGDARIRDELGRNARKNVLNLDQSILLPKTLELIQNSF